The region TCCCATAGATAGGTAGTCAGGAGCATGGGTTACTAACAGATTTAATATGGTTCTCAGGTGGCCACACTGGACAGGGAAACTGAGCTAGGAACAGCTATGCTAGCTGCACAAGGTTGTTAGCACAGTTTCATTCACAGTGTAGGCCTAAGAGGAACAAAATACTTTTAATTGAAAGCTAAGAATCTCAGCCAGAGAGAGATGCATCTGTTAGGTAAGGACTTTAAATGAAaatgtgattgttcctgtcttcTCTGCACTAATGTCTCTCGCCTTTAGGTTTACAGAATGATCACAAGGCCCTAATGCTGCAAGTGGAAAAagctctccaccagctgcatgccCGAGAGAAGGAGAAGCAGGCAAAGGATGAGGCAGAAGCTCAGGCTGAGGCAATGAATCAGAACCCGAGTCTGCCACAGCCCTTCGCAAGAGTGAATGCTGTCACACCAGGCTCTCCTGCTAGCATCTCGGCAAGTTCAGTCATCTTGCTTCCAATGGCACAATCTCTGCCAGTTGGGCCCCAGATATGGCAGGTGGCCCTCCCCACTCACCTGCAATCAGGAGCAGGGTTTGAGCTCCTGTTGTTAAACCAGATTCTTGCCAGGTGCTTGTAACTTTCCTGGTGGACGTAATTATACTCGTTAGCCTGGACAGTGTAAAATATGTATTGCTGTAACCTGTAGAGCCGTGGCCATGTTAGAACACCTAGCTAGTGGGTCGGGCATGGGGGTGGGAATCAGAACTCGTTTTTTCCCCAGCTCTCCAATTGACACACTGTATGACTTGGGTAAGGCCATGTCACCACTATGTGCtttggtttccccatctctgtagcagaaataataaatactacTCCCATATTTCCCTGGGGGGTTGTGAGGCTTAATCTACTAAATTTTgagaagcactttgagattcttaAATGGAGGCATAACCTAGAtgaggggtggggaacctttttgcTATCATGGGTCATTGACCCACAGAAGTTAAAAGGAAGGCTCTGATCaaaagcccccagccctgccccttctgcccccctgccagagccccaaaGCCCCTCGCCACTGCGGCCCCtagccctgccccaggctgggccccCAGTCCCAGAGGAGCGCTGGGAAGGCAGGCGGCCCCTGGAGCGCTAGCTGGAGCACAGGGGGTCTGGAGGAGCCGCACACTGCACAGCAGTAAACAGGAGCAAGTGGAGCTGGGCAGGGTGGAGCGTGGGCAGGTCAatgtctggctgtttggggaggcacagccctcccCAGCCTATGGGACACCCTGCCCATGCACGGGCCAGATGAAATTAAGTAATGGGCCAAATGCGGAACAGAGGCTGTAGGTTCCCCACCCCGTTCTAGATGAATGTTCACCAGGTGTGTTAAggtccttggatgaaagatgtTATATAAACACAAAGCGTTGTGTATCTTTGAGGGCAAATGATGCTTAGTCTCCTGTTGCTTCTTCGTAAAGGGATTACAGGTTGATGATGAGATCATTGAGTTTGGCTCTGTCGACACACACAACTTCCAGACACTGCAGAATATTGCCACCGTGGTGCAGCACAGCGAAGGGGTGAGCAGGTTACCAGCTTCGGCTGAGTTCTATTTGCAGTCTTTGAACAGAAGGttagatattttttcttttgtgataGTTGGAAGACACCAGTAGTCTCAAGTTGCCACTCTGGAAACCAAACATCAGgctcatcctgctgctgcttttgatGTGAATGTTGACCCCATAGCTATACTGCTCAATACTATTCCTGAGACCAGCTGGATCCAATGGAGAACAGTTGAGACCTTTCCTGGGCTGAGAGATTTGGGAGGGTGTGTAAGCATCATGCTTTGTCTCTACTGAGAGTGCCTGCTGCTGGCTGATCAAGGAGTAATGGTGATAAGCTTTAGAGAGAGCTGCTTTTGACTCTCCTTGGAAGGAAGAAGAGTTACTCTGCCACATGGCcttgaaattcaatgttgataaaagcgaagtaatgcacattggaaaacataatgccaactatacatacaaaatgatggggtctaaattagctgttaccattcaaggaagagatcttggagtcattgtggctagttctttgaaaacatccagtcaatgtgcagcagcagtcaaaaaagctatcaGAGGggtaggaaccattaggaaagggatacataataagacagaaaatgtcataaggCCACTATGTAAACCCATGGTACATCCATGCCTTGAATACTGCGTGATGTTCTGGGCAGCCCATCTAGTAAaatatcagaattggaaaaagtacagagaagggcaacaaaaattaaggttatggaacagcttccaaaagAGGGAGTTTAAAAAGATGGTCAGGTATGTAACCCAACGCtttgggtgttcctaaacctctgagtaCTAAATGCTGGGATTGTGACGGGGTGGATCACTCTATAAATAgtcctgttcttttcactctctctgaagcatttggcactgtcCATTGttagaagacgggatactgggctagatggaccattggtctgatccagtatggctgttcttatgttcttaggggGACAGGGAAATGAGAGCAGGGCCAACTTGACAGGAGAAGGTGCTGTTTATTTTCTTGCATTTCAGAAACCTCTGAGTGTGACCGTGATCCGTGGCGGCAAGAAATTACACCTCGGGCTCACACCAAAGCAGTGGGCTGGGAAAGGACTGCTGGGGTAGGCATGCTGTTTTCTTCCATAGCTTCTGAGTTCAGGTTGGCAAAGTGCATGAATAGGCATGTCATTAACCAGCCTTAAACTGGAAGATGCCTTTGCTAAGCAGAACGGAGCCTGAGCCTTCTGCCCTCCCCTGGGAATTTACCTGAGGCAGAATCCAACCTAGCTTTCTTCAGCACCAAAGTCTTTGAGTGCCACCTTGCTCATTATCAAGTGGGTACTTCTGACCTGCctagcaaggggggggggggggggggacctgcTGGTGCTATACAAATTGCAGTTGGACCCTGTTATGCCCCACCTGCTTTATAATATGGTTTGGTTTTCCTGCGTAGACTGGCCCAAACCATGTTGTTATAACCTTGTTACAGCCCTGGAGTATAATTTCTTCACTGCAGGGACTGATGTCAATCAGTATTACTTGTACCATGTGTGTGCCTGTGGGAAATAGGGCCCCATATGTTTTCAGGATGTAGTTTGGATCCTCTAACACTGTTATACCTGGTTTTTCAGTCTACCCCGGGGAAAACAGTCTTTGACTGGGGCACAGCTGTGTTGTAGCTGAGGCTCACAAAACTGTTGGAATTATAGTGGAGACAGGATCTTTCCTCTGCAGATTCAGCTGGGTGCAATATTCTCCTCCACTTAATGGAGTGGATAGGGCTTTCACACAGGATCAGAACCATGGATTCTGCATTAAGGACAGGACTAATTTGTCATGTGGTGTTGGGCATGGTTCACTCTGCTTTGATCACCCCTCTCAAATTTGATGATCACTTTTAGAACCTTCAGTGAAAGACATTATCTAAAGTCAGTTGTTAAAGATTTAGCTGCAGCAGTGTGGGGAGGTGCATCATATCAAGAGATCAAGTTGGGAATGGGGAAGGCTTAGCCTCGCAGCCCAATGGGGAGGCTAAAGAGGTGAGTGGGGCTCTGTTTGGTTAACTGGAGGGGAAGGGTCTGGCTATGGAGCTCTTTACGTAGTAAGCTCAAAGATTACAAAGGggccagaaaaaaataaatccttttcCCCCTATTTCCTTACTCCGGATTGAATGCAGAAGACCTAATTTTATTCCTGTTCATTTTTTCAGCTGCAATATTCTCCCCTTGCAAAGATGACTGGCTTGGAAGACAATAAGATCAAAGTTTGTGCTTTTTTAACTCCAACCTGGTTTGAAAAGTTCCCTTTGCAACCTACATCTACTTGCTGAAGCTGGAATGTTTATGATGGGTTCCGAGGCTCTGACCTCCAGCCTGCTGCATATACTACACCTGAATTGCTTTCAACAGACTTGCACCTGGTCATGATCAGTAATTTTACTGATTCATAAGGAATAGATTGTAGAGTcataggacctgattctgacttcacttgcactgatgtaaatcaggtgTGAGATCAAAGTGAGGTCCATGCTTTTTCTTTAGTTAGAATCCTTGCCAAATTATTCTGTAACATTTAGtgaatgtttttttctgtttgttcatgGGAAGTAACATTTACCAATAAAGAGttatgctgggtttttttgtttttgtttgttggtgataatttacattcatttttaatcTAAAGTCCTTCCTGAACAGGTCAGCTTTTTATATTTCTCATAGCTTGGACTATAATATAGTTTTAATTTGGTGTATATTGAGTTTCTTGTTCATTTTatttgctgtgctgtagttttTGGGTTGCATACACTGCAAGAGGACTCTTATTggcttggtttgtttttaaaccagtttctattggaattcttaaaaaaaaaaaaaaaaaaaagacgtatACCTGATTTTAGTGTAGCTGTCATAATTTTTGGAAAAGGTTATTTTTATAGAATCTCAGTTTTGAACAAACTTGGACCTGACAGAAGCAGATCAACACTGATATCTAGAGATCAGAGGGTCAACTTCTTAATATTGAGGTTTCAAAGGCTATAATGGATTAATAAATTATACATCTTATAAGTATATTACAGACATGGATAGTATATTATGTGTGGTTATAAGCACTGGTGTAGAAGGTGTTATAGATTGTTTTAAGCCATGGCTATAAGCAGCCTATTGATCTGTTAACTCCATACCAATTAATTATTAAAAGacctattaattaattaatccttcATATGTGGTAGGCTCATTTGCTTTTCAGCTACAGTAACTCTTCACTTaagttgtagttatgttcctgaaaaatgcgactttaagtgaaatgatgctAAGTGAATCCAGTTTCCctataagaatgaatgtaaatggggggggttaggttccagggaatttttttttgccgtacagtactatagttgggagatgcccccaccttaccccacacaggcacagtccactggcactggagacaatgaggcaggcaaggaggctgaaggtgctgtaggctggGAGAAGCACGTTgcacagcagcagcggcagcttcccctactctgcaagcacctggggtggggggctcaacccttggcccgcccactccaccccttcccccaagcctcccctCCTACCCCTTTATTCCACACGAGGTGTCCTCgcttctccctcctgcccatggcaatcagctggcttgtggtgTTCTGGAGGGAGGACACAGCACGCAGGCTCTCCCTGCCTCCCAAacaccgcaagccagctgattgctgtgggcaggaggtgggggaaggcgctgatccgtGGGGTCTCCCGGcgagtgggaggcgctgggggcggggcgtAGGGGAGCTGACGTGGGGCTGCccgctgtggacaaagcaggcagccaaatgatGTTATTGCAAAGCATTGCACAAccttaaatggagcatgttctatAATTGAGCAGAGACGTAAGATCGAAACAActttaagcaaggagttactgtatattctTCCTGCTTGCTGGTGTTTACGGATATGTTCAGTCAGAGGTATTGATACATGCCAGCTAGTGTAATCAACAAAGCCTGTGTTATCCTCCTTGCAAAATCAGATATAGTGTGCAGGTGGAGAGGCCTAAACTCCCTGCTTACCCTACAAACGAGGGTCCAGCAAGGGGGAACTGAACAGAAGGACCATATACCAGTGTAAATGGGAATTAGTGTTTTTGTATTAGTGTAAGTGAGAGTGGAATTTGGCCCTTCTGCCTAATGATATCAAGGTAGGAAATGATGGAATGAATGTTGCTGGGAGTATATAACAATCTATAATCACCAGGGTTTTGAACTAACATTGTTGATTATAACTTCAAGCTGCCACTGTAGTGCAAAATAATGCTTTCTGAAACAAGAGAAAATTGGCTTTAATAAATactaaactaaatgaatttt is a window of Eretmochelys imbricata isolate rEreImb1 chromosome 15, rEreImb1.hap1, whole genome shotgun sequence DNA encoding:
- the PSMD9 gene encoding 26S proteasome non-ATPase regulatory subunit 9 isoform X3, whose amino-acid sequence is MAEEAAGPEALSVREVQELVRRKDELEAQIKACYAVLEGQKGVGMNEPLVDAEGYPRADVDVYQVRAARHNVICLQNDHKALMLQVEKALHQLHAREKEKQAKDEAEAQAEAMNQNPSLPQPFARVNAVTPGSPASISGLQVDDEIIEFGSVDTHNFQTLQNIATVVQHSEGLEDTSSLKLPLWKPNIRLILLLLLM
- the PSMD9 gene encoding 26S proteasome non-ATPase regulatory subunit 9 isoform X2, with the translated sequence MAEEAAGPEALSVREVQELVRRKDELEAQIKACYAVLEGKGVGMNEPLVDAEGYPRADVDVYQVRAARHNVICLQNDHKALMLQVEKALHQLHAREKEKQAKDEAEAQAEAMNQNPSLPQPFARVNAVTPGSPASISGLQVDDEIIEFGSVDTHNFQTLQNIATVVQHSEGKPLSVTVIRGGKKLHLGLTPKQWAGKGLLGCNILPLQR
- the PSMD9 gene encoding 26S proteasome non-ATPase regulatory subunit 9 isoform X1; protein product: MAEEAAGPEALSVREVQELVRRKDELEAQIKACYAVLEGQKGVGMNEPLVDAEGYPRADVDVYQVRAARHNVICLQNDHKALMLQVEKALHQLHAREKEKQAKDEAEAQAEAMNQNPSLPQPFARVNAVTPGSPASISGLQVDDEIIEFGSVDTHNFQTLQNIATVVQHSEGKPLSVTVIRGGKKLHLGLTPKQWAGKGLLGCNILPLQR